In Nitrospirota bacterium, the DNA window CCCCCCTCTCGCTGTAGAACTCCTGCCTCAAAGGGACATAATCTCCCTTTCTCACCCAGTAGAGTATCTTATCCCAGACAACCGGTGCGTCAGGCTTGGGTACCGCTTCTATGAGATATGCATCAAAGCCGTCCATCTTTACCTCACCCGTTAATCTATGCAAATAATCCTCAACAATACTTGACTCTTTCACCAGGTCATCGTTGGTAAAATCGCTCCCCATCCAGGCCTGCATCATCATGGACGGAGGCACCTTTATCGTCTTCTCCACCTTCGGGAGGTAGTTCCACATCTCAAAGCCTATCTTCAGGGTCCCGATACCCTCTTCCTTTGCTGGAGAAAGTATCCTGATAAAGGTCTTCTTCTCCTTCCTCTTCTCCCAGACCTTAAGCCTGAGCGTCCTCTCCCAGTTGGGATCCCGCACAGTCATCTCATATACGCCTGCATTTGTATCACCGCGCATAAGTGTATCCATCCGCCTTATAATCTCCCTGCCACTGCCAATCTCTTCTGCAGTTGTTGAGGAGGGTAAGGCAGAGAGAAGACAAAAAAGGATCACTGCAAATGTGTTGCAAAACCTCTGGATTCCCGTTCCCCGTTTACGATCTGCGGGGACAAGTTTCACGGGCATGATGACTTTTGGGACAATTATAGGGACACTATGTATAATTTTATATAGCAATCTTAAAACCTAATGACAAACTATGCAGGTTTACTAGCCACTGCTGACTGATACCTTTCCAGAAGTTTGGGATCATCAATTGACCCATGATGGTGCACCTGCCTCCATCGCCCATCCTTTTTTTGGAATATGCGAGAGGTGCGAATGGATAACTCAACTTCTTCTCCGCTGAGTCGAAAGTAACCACGCTCCCTTCCCACGGCGTAAAACATTTCGGAAGTCTCGTGGATGGTGTAGTCGTAATACTCTACATAGACCTCTGCTGGTCCACTGAATATGCGCTCGTAAACTGGTCTTATTCCTTTCCATCCGCGATTGATGCTGCCAAGCGGATTATCCATTGCAATATCGTCTGTATTCGCCCAGTTGTTCTCCATTAAAGACATGTCTCTTTTATTGAAAGCGCAATAGAACTGGACGAGTGCCTGATATGGTAACGACAGATTCCCCTGATCTTCGCTGCCGGTTATTGGTTCTTGAGTTGGTTCCATTAATCGTTCCTTATTGTTGCCTAACGACCAAGCTCACCTGTAACAATGGAGCGCAGCGGGCTTGCAGTCATGGCAGCGTTTTGTTATGTAAGATTTTTAGTATTACAGTTAACTACCTTCGCAATCTTTTTCAAAGTGTCTTTGCTTTCACCGAATTTACAAATTGCATCACAATGTTGCCTCAATTCAGAAAATAAGATGTAATGAATTTGAATGTTGCTGTTTCTGATGGCAGGTCTGCCTAATTGGATTATTAATTCTTTTTCTCTATTGTCTGGAATAATTAAGAATAGAGCCGATGGATTTTGTGTAAATGAATAATATAAATCTGTTAACCTTAAAATACCCGAATAAATAGAGGTGCTTTTTTCTACTTCAAATGCACTTGTAATCATGTTTGTTCCCTTTTCAAACCATACTACATCAATTAGATTAATGGTATTGAATGTATCTTTATCAATATTCATTTCAGGAAATTGGGGCAGACTGATAAAAGAAAAACTATTTCCATTATGGCATTTTGACCTATCGTTTGAAGCACTAATAACATCATAACCCAAAGAATACCCAATCTTTAAAAGATGATACTGCATCTCAGCGTGCATGTTTTCTTGTTCTTTTTCATCTGTTACCTCTTTGTGTCGTTTTTTAAATTGTTCTTCGATTTTATCCCTTTCTTGTTCAGAAAGAAATTGTTCATCACCTATAATGACTTTTTTTACCCCAATATCAAACAGGAATCCTGTAAATGCTCCTAAGTCATTA includes these proteins:
- a CDS encoding outer membrane lipoprotein-sorting protein encodes the protein MPVKLVPADRKRGTGIQRFCNTFAVILFCLLSALPSSTTAEEIGSGREIIRRMDTLMRGDTNAGVYEMTVRDPNWERTLRLKVWEKRKEKKTFIRILSPAKEEGIGTLKIGFEMWNYLPKVEKTIKVPPSMMMQAWMGSDFTNDDLVKESSIVEDYLHRLTGEVKMDGFDAYLIEAVPKPDAPVVWDKILYWVRKGDYVPLRQEFYSERGELIRVMTFSGIKEIGGRVIPTLWQMRPVKKTGRETTLRIVDVEFNKSIDEDVFTLRNLTRVR
- a CDS encoding nuclear transport factor 2 family protein; translated protein: MEPTQEPITGSEDQGNLSLPYQALVQFYCAFNKRDMSLMENNWANTDDIAMDNPLGSINRGWKGIRPVYERIFSGPAEVYVEYYDYTIHETSEMFYAVGRERGYFRLSGEEVELSIRTSRIFQKKDGRWRQVHHHGSIDDPKLLERYQSAVASKPA